Proteins found in one Nocardia brasiliensis ATCC 700358 genomic segment:
- a CDS encoding FAD-dependent oxidoreductase — protein MADDVLVLGAGVIGLTTAVCLAEAGHRVRVWAELPPRQTTSAVASGLWGPGHTPRDLAWSRVSFAELSRLAKEPASGVHFERGLQVSNLSAEPPHWMDDLGEAEFCRADELPEGMLVGLWCTAPLIDLPRYLDYLTDRLAAAGIEIEQRRVRDLGEATAAAPVVVNCTGVAAGKLVGDAEVQPVRGQHVILRNPGLTDFYVEFVQEPEWTGIFPHGERLILGGARHPGRWSLDPDPELAERILRRAIEVEPRLADAEVVGHEVGLRPGRTAARLDEEQLGGARVVHNYGHDGMGVSLSWGSAREVVRLLA, from the coding sequence ATGGCTGATGATGTTTTGGTGCTCGGGGCGGGCGTGATCGGGTTGACCACGGCGGTGTGCCTGGCGGAGGCAGGCCATCGGGTTCGGGTGTGGGCCGAACTGCCGCCCCGGCAGACCACCTCCGCCGTCGCGAGCGGTCTGTGGGGGCCGGGGCATACGCCGCGGGATCTGGCGTGGAGCCGAGTCTCCTTCGCCGAACTCTCCCGGCTCGCCAAGGAACCCGCGTCCGGCGTGCATTTCGAACGCGGACTCCAGGTGTCGAATCTCTCGGCCGAACCACCGCACTGGATGGACGATCTCGGCGAGGCCGAGTTCTGCCGGGCCGACGAGCTACCGGAGGGCATGCTGGTCGGATTGTGGTGCACCGCACCGCTCATCGACCTGCCGCGCTACCTGGACTACCTGACCGATCGGCTCGCCGCGGCGGGCATCGAGATCGAACAACGCCGGGTGCGCGATCTCGGCGAGGCCACCGCCGCCGCGCCCGTCGTGGTGAACTGCACCGGCGTGGCCGCGGGCAAGCTCGTCGGCGATGCCGAGGTCCAGCCGGTGCGCGGTCAGCACGTCATCCTGCGCAATCCCGGTCTCACCGATTTCTACGTCGAGTTCGTGCAGGAACCGGAGTGGACCGGCATCTTCCCGCACGGTGAGCGCTTGATCCTCGGCGGAGCCCGGCATCCGGGCCGCTGGAGTCTGGACCCCGATCCCGAACTGGCCGAACGCATCCTGCGCCGCGCCATCGAGGTCGAGCCGCGGCTGGCCGACGCCGAAGTGGTCGGCCACGAAGTGGGCCTGCGCCCGGGCCGCACCGCCGCCCGGCTCGACGAGGAGCAGCTCGGCGGCGCCCGCGTGGTGCACAACTACGGCCACGACGGCATGGGCGTCAGCCTCTCCTGGGGCAGCGCCCGCGAAGTGGTCCGGTTGCTCGCCTGA
- a CDS encoding ABC1 kinase family protein, producing the protein MAPAGATTPLRLQPVSIGTETARVGATLWQATRGGARLLFTRRDGRPLANRAAHEARNRFAALGPTYVKLGQLIASSPGVFPETLSNEFRTLLDRVPPADPAAIRTLLTEQLGAPPAQLFAHFDPAPIASASIAQVHRATLHSGTDVVVKIQRPGIKARLAADLQILERAAQLLELSEYGRMLGARDIVADFAANLNDEIDFHTEATAMTEWPRFITNTPFAAQVRVPRVYPEFSTTKVLTMEYIDAVRIDDVAAVRAAGFEGAALLKTILLSLLESAFRAGLFHGDLHAGNVLVDAAGKVVFLDWGIVGRFDDRTRLLLRRLVVELMVHNDFEAAGHTIFDMGAVRRPGNVKRAARDIRSVTAPLQKSDLGALSYTQLGRRLAEVARIYEAKLPRELVLVGKQLLYVERYMKLLAPQWKPLEDPDVLGFMAGLLTKGETASAVPRRKQRLAE; encoded by the coding sequence ATGGCCCCAGCGGGCGCCACCACGCCACTTCGGTTGCAGCCGGTGTCGATCGGCACCGAGACCGCGCGGGTCGGCGCGACCCTGTGGCAGGCCACCCGCGGCGGCGCGCGCCTGCTGTTCACCCGCCGCGACGGCCGGCCGCTGGCGAACCGGGCGGCACACGAGGCGCGCAACCGGTTCGCCGCGCTGGGGCCCACCTATGTCAAGCTCGGCCAGCTCATCGCGTCGAGCCCCGGGGTCTTTCCCGAGACGCTGTCGAACGAGTTCCGCACCCTGCTGGATCGGGTACCGCCGGCCGATCCGGCGGCGATCCGGACGCTGCTCACCGAGCAATTGGGCGCGCCACCCGCGCAGCTGTTCGCCCACTTCGATCCCGCACCGATCGCGTCGGCCTCGATCGCGCAGGTGCATCGGGCGACCCTGCACTCGGGCACCGACGTGGTGGTGAAGATCCAGCGACCGGGCATCAAGGCCCGGCTCGCCGCGGACCTGCAGATCCTGGAACGCGCGGCGCAGCTGCTCGAACTGTCCGAGTACGGCCGCATGCTCGGCGCGCGCGATATCGTGGCCGATTTCGCGGCCAACCTCAACGACGAGATCGATTTCCACACCGAGGCCACGGCCATGACCGAGTGGCCGCGATTCATCACGAACACCCCGTTCGCGGCTCAGGTGCGGGTGCCGCGGGTGTACCCGGAATTCAGCACCACCAAGGTGCTGACGATGGAGTACATCGACGCCGTCCGCATCGACGATGTCGCCGCCGTGCGCGCCGCGGGGTTCGAGGGCGCCGCGTTGCTGAAGACGATCCTGCTCTCACTGCTGGAGTCGGCGTTCCGGGCCGGGCTGTTCCACGGCGATCTGCACGCGGGCAACGTCCTGGTCGACGCGGCGGGCAAGGTCGTGTTCCTGGATTGGGGCATCGTCGGCCGTTTCGACGACCGGACCCGGCTGCTGTTGCGCCGGCTCGTGGTGGAACTGATGGTGCACAACGACTTCGAGGCGGCGGGCCACACCATTTTCGATATGGGCGCGGTTCGGCGTCCCGGCAATGTCAAGCGCGCGGCCCGCGATATCCGGTCGGTCACCGCCCCGTTGCAGAAGTCCGATCTCGGCGCGCTGTCCTATACCCAGCTCGGTCGGCGTCTGGCCGAGGTCGCCAGGATCTACGAGGCCAAGCTGCCGCGCGAATTGGTGCTGGTCGGCAAGCAACTGCTGTACGTCGAGCGCTATATGAAACTTCTTGCGCCGCAGTGGAAACCACTCGAAGACCCGGACGTGCTCGGTTTCATGGCCGGACTGTTGACGAAGGGCGAGACCGCGTCCGCGGTGCCGCGGCGCAAACAGCGGCTCGCCGAATGA
- a CDS encoding MFS transporter, with the protein MAVTVATPETGERTSQRWAYALVLAASGVALGVSGVPAPLYGMYQQEWHFSPLTTTFVFAVYAFAALVAVLVSGKISDVVGRKPVLLGAFVTMIAGLAVFLLADNVAMLLLARALHGFAVGATVVAGAAALLDLRPKHGARSGQLSGVAFNVGMAVAILGSALLAQYAPHPLRTPYVAITFVCLLIGIGIIALEEPHTARIAGRIRIAKPAVPQEIRGDFWFSALGVMAAWSVLGVLLSLYPSLASAETGIHNLVFGGAVVASTAVAGATSQLFATAIPARRAAILGDTGMAIALVLTVPALHTGNWIVVLLAGVLLGATFGLGFGGSLRHLSEVVPQHKRGETMSAYYLLAYTAMALPTILAGWAATTWGLSTVFPWFVGVVALACLAAAGLGVRRNRATAQQPA; encoded by the coding sequence ATGGCAGTGACGGTAGCGACACCCGAGACGGGCGAGCGGACCTCGCAGCGCTGGGCATACGCACTGGTCCTGGCCGCGAGCGGGGTGGCGCTCGGGGTGTCCGGGGTGCCCGCCCCGCTGTACGGCATGTATCAGCAGGAGTGGCACTTCTCGCCCCTGACGACGACCTTCGTCTTCGCGGTCTACGCGTTCGCGGCGCTGGTCGCGGTGCTGGTGTCCGGCAAGATCTCCGACGTGGTGGGCCGCAAGCCCGTTCTGCTCGGCGCGTTCGTGACGATGATCGCGGGACTCGCGGTGTTCCTGCTCGCCGACAACGTGGCGATGCTGCTGCTCGCGCGGGCGCTGCACGGGTTCGCGGTCGGCGCGACCGTGGTCGCCGGTGCGGCGGCGCTGCTCGATCTGCGGCCCAAGCACGGTGCGCGCTCGGGTCAGCTGAGCGGCGTGGCCTTCAATGTCGGGATGGCCGTGGCGATTCTGGGCTCGGCCCTGCTCGCCCAGTACGCCCCGCACCCGCTGCGCACGCCGTACGTGGCCATCACCTTCGTGTGCCTGCTCATCGGCATCGGCATCATCGCGCTGGAGGAGCCGCACACCGCCCGCATCGCCGGACGGATCCGGATCGCGAAACCGGCTGTGCCGCAAGAAATCCGCGGTGACTTCTGGTTCTCCGCGCTCGGCGTGATGGCGGCCTGGTCGGTGCTGGGCGTGCTGCTCTCGCTGTATCCGTCGCTGGCCTCGGCCGAAACCGGCATCCACAACCTGGTTTTCGGCGGCGCGGTGGTCGCCTCGACCGCGGTGGCCGGAGCCACCTCGCAGTTGTTCGCGACCGCGATTCCCGCGCGGCGCGCGGCGATTCTCGGCGACACCGGCATGGCGATCGCGCTCGTGCTCACCGTGCCGGCGCTGCACACCGGCAACTGGATCGTGGTGCTGCTGGCCGGCGTGCTGCTCGGGGCGACGTTCGGCCTGGGCTTCGGCGGCTCGCTGCGGCACCTGTCCGAGGTTGTGCCGCAACACAAGCGGGGCGAAACCATGTCGGCGTACTACCTGCTCGCCTATACGGCGATGGCGTTGCCGACCATTCTCGCCGGCTGGGCGGCCACCACGTGGGGACTGAGCACCGTGTTCCCGTGGTTCGTCGGGGTCGTCGCGCTGGCCTGCCTGGCCGCGGCCGGCCTGGGCGTGCGGCGCAATCGCGCGACGGCCCAGCAGCCCGCATAA
- a CDS encoding ArsR/SmtB family transcription factor, whose translation MTDAKDTVVDVPPVAPLPTVLAALQDPVRLEMVRRLSNAGAGMPVRCNSLYDAINKSTATHHFKILREAGVIERVIVDGQIWQRLRATDVEAALPGLLPSIVDAANRADA comes from the coding sequence ATGACCGATGCTAAAGATACGGTGGTCGATGTCCCACCGGTGGCCCCGCTGCCGACCGTGCTCGCCGCACTCCAGGACCCCGTGCGGCTCGAGATGGTGCGCCGCCTGAGCAACGCGGGCGCGGGCATGCCGGTGCGTTGCAACTCGCTCTACGACGCGATCAACAAATCGACCGCGACCCACCATTTCAAGATCCTGCGCGAGGCAGGCGTGATCGAGCGCGTGATCGTCGACGGCCAGATCTGGCAGCGCCTGCGCGCCACCGACGTCGAAGCCGCCCTCCCCGGCCTGCTCCCCTCGATCGTCGACGCCGCGAACCGCGCCGACGCCTGA
- a CDS encoding M16 family metallopeptidase encodes MIDPGVQRTVLPGGLRVVTEHVPGVRSASIGVWVGVGSRDEGPTVAGAAHFLEHLLFKATPTRTALDIAQAMDAVGGELNAFTAKEQTCYYAHVLDEDLPLAVDMVSDVVLNGLCRAADVDVERQVVLEEIAMRDDDPEDVVGDSFLSALFGDHPIGRPVIGSIESIESMHAAQLRGFHLRRYRPDRMVVAVAGNVEHDHTVELVHRAFQNRLDPAAQPAKRREGRFRPHSDPELQWSHRDSEQAHLAFGVRAFGRHEGERRWPLSVLNTVVGGGLSSRLFQRIREERGLAYSVYSSVDTFADTGAFSVYIGCQPENLGKVAALARGVLEEVAADGISDAECARAKGSLRGGLVLGLEDSASRMNRIGRSELSYGNHRSVSETLARIDAVTTDEVSAIARTLLARPFAASIAGPYKRTREIPAAVRRLVEG; translated from the coding sequence ATGATTGATCCCGGCGTACAGCGCACCGTGCTACCCGGCGGGCTGCGCGTGGTCACCGAGCACGTGCCCGGCGTGCGTTCGGCATCGATCGGCGTCTGGGTGGGCGTCGGTTCGCGCGACGAAGGTCCGACCGTCGCCGGTGCGGCCCACTTCCTCGAGCACCTGCTGTTCAAGGCGACACCGACGCGCACCGCGCTCGACATCGCGCAGGCGATGGACGCGGTCGGCGGCGAGCTCAACGCGTTCACCGCGAAAGAGCAGACCTGCTACTACGCGCACGTGCTCGACGAGGACCTGCCGCTGGCCGTCGACATGGTCTCCGATGTGGTGCTCAACGGGCTGTGCCGCGCCGCCGACGTCGACGTGGAACGGCAGGTGGTGCTCGAGGAGATCGCCATGCGCGACGACGACCCGGAGGACGTGGTCGGCGACTCGTTCCTGTCCGCGCTGTTCGGCGATCATCCGATCGGGCGGCCGGTGATCGGCTCCATCGAGTCCATCGAATCGATGCATGCGGCGCAGCTGCGCGGCTTCCACCTGCGGCGCTACCGGCCGGACCGGATGGTCGTCGCGGTCGCGGGCAACGTCGAACACGACCACACGGTGGAACTCGTGCATCGGGCGTTCCAGAATCGGCTCGATCCGGCGGCGCAACCCGCCAAACGCCGGGAGGGCCGGTTCCGGCCGCACAGCGATCCCGAGTTGCAGTGGAGTCACCGCGACAGCGAGCAGGCGCATCTGGCGTTCGGGGTGCGCGCCTTCGGCCGGCACGAGGGGGAGCGGCGCTGGCCGCTCTCGGTGCTCAACACCGTGGTCGGCGGCGGGTTGAGTTCCCGCTTGTTCCAACGCATCCGGGAGGAACGCGGGCTCGCCTACTCGGTGTATTCGAGTGTGGACACCTTCGCCGACACCGGGGCGTTCTCGGTGTACATCGGCTGCCAGCCGGAAAACCTCGGCAAGGTGGCCGCGTTGGCCCGCGGTGTGCTCGAAGAGGTTGCGGCCGACGGTATCTCCGATGCCGAGTGCGCCCGCGCCAAGGGGTCGCTGCGCGGCGGACTGGTGCTGGGCCTGGAGGATTCGGCGTCCAGGATGAACCGCATCGGCCGCAGCGAGCTCAGCTACGGCAACCATCGCAGCGTGTCGGAAACCCTGGCCCGGATCGATGCGGTCACCACCGACGAGGTCTCGGCGATCGCCCGCACCCTCCTGGCCCGCCCCTTCGCGGCCTCGATCGCCGGTCCCTACAAGCGAACTCGGGAAATCCCCGCCGCCGTCCGGCGGTTGGTCGAGGGCTAG
- a CDS encoding polyribonucleotide nucleotidyltransferase codes for MTETTERKSSAVEVEPGVFESVALIDNGTLGTRTVRFETGRLARQAAGAVVAYLDDETMLLSATTAGKSPKDQFDFFPLTVDVEERMYAAGRIPGSFFRREGRPSTDAILTCRLIDRPLRPSFVDGLRNEIQVVVTVLSLDPNDLYDVVAINAASASTQIAGLPFSGPVGGVRVALIDGQWVAFPTVEQLEDAVFDMVVAGRVVESGDVAIMMVEAEATDKVIALIEGGAQAPTEAVVAEGLEAAKPFIARLCKAQADLAELAAKPTGEFPLFPPYEADVYEAVEGTAKRELGEALSIADKQEREAKIDEIKLDVLSRLGDDFAGREKELGAAFRSVTKKLVRQRILTDGFRIDGRGLADIRALSAEVAVVPRAHGSALFERGETQIMGVTTLDMVKMAQQVDSLGPETSKRYMHHYNFPPFSTGETGRVGSPKRREIGHGALAERALMPVLPSQEEFPYAIRQVSEALSSNGSTSMGSVCASTLSLLNAGVPLKAPVAGIAMGLVSDTITNDKGEDEVRYVALTDILGAEDAFGDMDFKVAGTKEFVTALQLDTKLDGIPSQVLAGALSQAHDARNTILEVMAEAIDTPDEMSQYAPRVTAIKIPVDKIGEVIGPKGKVINQITEETGANISIEDDGTVYVGATNGPAAQAAIDQINAIANPQLPKVGERFLGTVVKTTAFGAFVSLLPGRDGLVHISKLGNGKRVAKVEDVVNVGDKLRVEIADIDNRGKISLVPVEEEAAEAAAAPADAETVDAGAAGAE; via the coding sequence ATGACCGAAACAACTGAACGCAAGTCCTCGGCCGTAGAGGTCGAGCCCGGTGTGTTCGAATCCGTCGCGCTGATCGACAACGGCACGCTCGGTACCCGCACCGTCCGCTTCGAGACCGGCCGGCTCGCCCGGCAGGCCGCCGGCGCGGTCGTCGCCTACCTGGACGACGAGACCATGCTGCTGTCGGCCACCACCGCGGGCAAGTCGCCGAAGGACCAGTTCGACTTCTTCCCGCTGACGGTCGACGTCGAAGAGCGCATGTACGCCGCGGGCCGCATCCCGGGCTCGTTCTTCCGTCGCGAGGGCCGCCCGTCCACCGACGCGATCCTGACCTGCCGCCTGATCGACCGCCCGCTGCGCCCGTCGTTCGTCGACGGCCTGCGCAACGAGATCCAGGTCGTCGTCACGGTGCTGAGCCTGGACCCGAACGACCTGTACGACGTCGTCGCGATCAACGCCGCGTCCGCCTCCACCCAGATCGCCGGCCTGCCGTTCTCCGGCCCGGTCGGCGGCGTGCGCGTCGCGCTGATCGACGGCCAGTGGGTCGCGTTCCCGACCGTCGAGCAGCTCGAGGACGCCGTGTTCGACATGGTCGTCGCGGGTCGCGTGGTCGAGTCCGGCGACGTCGCGATCATGATGGTCGAGGCCGAGGCCACCGACAAGGTCATCGCGCTGATCGAGGGCGGCGCGCAGGCGCCGACCGAGGCCGTGGTGGCCGAGGGCCTCGAGGCCGCCAAGCCGTTCATCGCCCGCCTCTGCAAGGCGCAGGCCGACCTCGCCGAGCTGGCCGCCAAGCCGACCGGTGAATTCCCGCTGTTCCCGCCCTACGAGGCCGATGTCTACGAGGCCGTCGAAGGCACCGCCAAGCGCGAGCTGGGCGAGGCGCTCTCGATCGCGGACAAGCAGGAGCGCGAGGCGAAGATCGACGAGATCAAGCTCGACGTGCTGTCCCGGCTCGGCGACGACTTCGCCGGCCGCGAGAAGGAGCTGGGCGCCGCGTTCCGCTCGGTCACCAAGAAGCTGGTGCGTCAGCGCATCCTGACCGACGGCTTCCGCATCGACGGCCGCGGGCTCGCGGACATCCGCGCGCTCTCCGCCGAGGTCGCCGTGGTGCCGCGCGCGCACGGTTCGGCGCTGTTCGAGCGGGGCGAGACCCAGATCATGGGCGTCACCACCCTCGACATGGTGAAGATGGCCCAGCAGGTCGACTCGCTCGGCCCGGAGACCAGCAAGCGCTACATGCACCACTACAACTTCCCGCCGTTCTCCACCGGCGAGACCGGTCGCGTCGGTTCGCCGAAGCGCCGCGAGATCGGCCACGGCGCGCTCGCCGAGCGGGCCCTGATGCCGGTGCTGCCGAGCCAGGAAGAGTTCCCCTACGCCATCCGTCAGGTCTCGGAAGCGTTGAGCTCCAACGGTTCCACCTCGATGGGCTCCGTCTGCGCCTCGACCCTGTCGCTGCTGAACGCCGGTGTGCCGCTGAAGGCGCCGGTCGCCGGCATCGCGATGGGCCTGGTGTCGGACACGATCACCAACGACAAGGGCGAGGACGAGGTGCGCTACGTCGCGCTGACCGACATCCTCGGCGCCGAGGACGCCTTCGGCGACATGGACTTCAAGGTCGCGGGCACCAAGGAGTTCGTCACCGCGCTGCAGCTCGACACCAAGCTGGACGGCATCCCGTCGCAGGTGCTGGCCGGTGCGCTGAGCCAGGCGCACGACGCGCGCAACACCATCCTCGAGGTCATGGCCGAGGCCATCGATACCCCCGATGAGATGAGCCAGTACGCGCCGCGGGTCACCGCGATCAAGATCCCGGTCGACAAGATCGGCGAGGTGATCGGGCCCAAGGGCAAGGTGATCAACCAGATCACCGAGGAGACCGGCGCCAACATCTCGATCGAGGACGACGGCACGGTCTACGTCGGTGCGACCAACGGCCCCGCGGCGCAGGCGGCGATCGACCAGATCAACGCCATCGCGAACCCGCAGCTGCCGAAGGTCGGCGAGCGCTTCCTCGGCACGGTCGTCAAGACCACCGCCTTCGGCGCGTTCGTCTCGCTGCTGCCGGGCCGCGACGGCCTGGTGCACATCTCCAAGCTGGGCAACGGCAAGCGCGTGGCGAAGGTCGAAGACGTGGTGAACGTCGGCGACAAGCTGCGCGTGGAGATCGCCGATATCGACAACCGCGGCAAGATCTCGCTGGTGCCGGTCGAAGAGGAGGCTGCCGAAGCGGCCGCCGCGCCTGCCGATGCCGAGACCGTTGATGCGGGCGCGGCAGGGGCAGAGTAG
- the rpsO gene encoding 30S ribosomal protein S15: MALTTEQKSAILKEYGLHEKDTGSPEAQIALLSKRISDLTEHLKVHKHDHHTRHGLLALIGRRRRLSKYLAANDIQRYRSLIERLGLRR; encoded by the coding sequence ATGGCTCTGACCACTGAGCAGAAGTCGGCGATTCTGAAGGAATACGGCCTGCACGAGAAGGACACCGGTTCGCCGGAGGCCCAGATCGCGCTGCTGTCCAAGCGGATCTCCGATCTCACCGAGCACCTGAAGGTGCACAAGCACGACCACCACACCCGGCACGGCCTGCTCGCGCTGATCGGTCGTCGTCGTCGGCTCTCGAAGTACCTGGCCGCCAACGACATCCAGCGCTACCGCTCGCTCATCGAGCGTCTGGGCCTGCGTCGCTGA
- a CDS encoding bifunctional riboflavin kinase/FAD synthetase, whose protein sequence is MQRWRGLEDVPADWGRCVLTIGVFDGVHRGHAQLISRAVKKAAARGVPAVLMTFDPHPMEVVRPGSHPAQLTTLTRRAELAEELGVDVFCVMPFTQAFMKLTPVRYVHDLLVERLHVSEVVIGDNFTFGKKAAGTVDTMRELGKRWGFEVDGVKLLSEHAVTFSSTYIRACVDAGDMAAAAEALGRPHRVEGVVVHGDGRGRQLGFPTANVAPPMHAAIPADGVYAGWFTVLGPGPTIGTVTPGERAMAAISVGTNPTFSGRARTVEAYVLDGEADLYGQHVAVDFVDHVRGQRKFDSIDELVETMGRDVENARKVLAAEGK, encoded by the coding sequence GTGCAGAGATGGCGAGGTCTCGAGGACGTGCCCGCGGACTGGGGCCGATGTGTACTGACGATCGGTGTGTTCGACGGTGTGCACCGCGGACACGCGCAGTTGATCAGCAGAGCGGTGAAGAAGGCGGCCGCGCGCGGGGTGCCCGCGGTGTTGATGACCTTCGATCCGCATCCGATGGAGGTGGTCCGCCCCGGCTCGCATCCGGCGCAGCTGACCACTCTGACCCGCCGCGCCGAACTGGCCGAGGAATTGGGCGTCGACGTGTTCTGCGTGATGCCGTTCACCCAGGCCTTCATGAAGCTCACACCCGTGCGCTACGTGCACGACCTGCTGGTCGAGCGGCTGCACGTGAGCGAAGTGGTGATCGGCGACAACTTCACCTTCGGCAAGAAGGCGGCAGGCACCGTCGACACCATGCGTGAGCTCGGCAAGCGCTGGGGCTTCGAGGTCGACGGGGTCAAGCTGCTCAGCGAACACGCGGTCACCTTCTCCTCCACCTACATTCGCGCCTGCGTCGACGCGGGCGATATGGCCGCCGCGGCCGAGGCGCTCGGGCGGCCGCACCGGGTCGAGGGCGTGGTCGTGCACGGTGACGGGCGCGGGCGCCAGCTCGGCTTCCCGACCGCGAACGTCGCGCCGCCGATGCACGCCGCGATCCCGGCCGACGGCGTGTACGCGGGCTGGTTCACCGTGCTCGGCCCCGGACCGACCATCGGCACCGTCACCCCGGGTGAACGCGCGATGGCCGCGATCTCGGTCGGCACCAATCCCACCTTCTCCGGGCGCGCCCGCACGGTCGAGGCGTATGTGCTCGACGGTGAGGCCGACCTCTACGGCCAGCACGTCGCGGTCGATTTCGTCGACCACGTGCGCGGGCAGCGCAAATTCGATTCGATCGATGAACTCGTCGAGACCATGGGCCGCGATGTCGAGAACGCGCGAAAGGTGCTCGCCGCCGAGGGCAAGTGA